In the genome of Curtobacterium sp. MCLR17_036, the window GCGGCACGACCGGGTACAGCGCCAAGTTCGGGGTCGGGAAGGCGATGATGACCTACCTCGACGGTGCCGTCGGCGGCGGAGCGCTGCCGGCTCCGGACCCGGCGATGATCGGGAACGCGTCGAGCGGGTCCGCGGCCCAGCAGGCGTCCGGTGCGGCGGCGGGGGCCGGTGGGTCGGCCGCGTCGGGCGCGTCCGCGGGGTCCGGTGGGTCGCGTGCGTCCGGTGCGTCGGCTGTTCCGTCGCCTGCGGCGACCGCTGCCCCTGCCGCCCCTGCCGCCCCCGCTGCTCCGGCTGCTCCTGCGACGGCGGCACCTGCCGCACCGGGTGCGGCTCGCGGTCGGCACTGACGCCCGGCCGGGAGGCCCGGTGCCGGTCCGGTGGGCGGCCCGCGGTCGGTGCGGTGCAGGTCCGGCGCGGGTCCGGCGCTGGTCGTCGTGCCGGTGCTCGGCGCGGACACTCGGCGTGGGCCCTGAGTGCGGGTCGTGCGTCGGTCGGGGCGCTGGCCGCGGGTCGGTTCTCCACAGGCGGGCGGGACTGCGCGGTGGTGACGCGGGGTCGGCAATAGACTGGTCCGCATTCCACGAACCGATCGACGGAGCACCATGCCTGACATCACGAGCGAGCAGGTCGCCCACCTGGCGAACCTCGCACGTATCGCACTCACGCCCGACGAGATCGAGAAGCTGACCGGGGAGCTGTCGCACATCGTCGACAGCGTCGCCCGTGTGGCCGAGGTCGCGACCGACGACGTCCCGCTGACGAGCC includes:
- the gatC gene encoding Asp-tRNA(Asn)/Glu-tRNA(Gln) amidotransferase subunit GatC; the protein is MPDITSEQVAHLANLARIALTPDEIEKLTGELSHIVDSVARVAEVATDDVPLTSHPVPLGNVFRPDVVGTTLTQEQALSGAPDSDGERFRVTAILGEEQ